The genomic segment GCGACACCCGCGCCACAAACCACGCCTGGATCACGAACTCGCGCCACGCAAATGGTCTGCGCGGCATCAGCATCAGCGTATCCAACGCCATCGCGAAGAACCCGCCGACGCCTTGCAACGGTTTGGCCACCTGTGCGCCGGCTATCACGGGGCGCTCCTGTTCAATGGGCGATCAGTGTACGAGCCCGCGGGTATTCTGCCGACCCGCTGGCCTCGAGGCGAGAGCCTTTTGGCTGCGCAGCACTCGTGGTGCTCCATGCAGGTCTCTTTTCTTTGTCGGCGCGCTGATTGGTCAGTCGACGGCCCCTGATGGGCCCGGGTCGTTGAGACGCACTGACGCAACGGTATGACCTCCGCCACATCGGCGGAAACGGAGAATATCAATGCGGCTTATTGATGAGATCAATAGGGAATCGGGCTTTTTGGTCGTCGCGCCGACTCGGCGCTACCCGAAGGCCGCGCGCAGAGACTCTGGCGACATCACGTTGTCGCGCAGCGTGTTTGGGTTAGGGGCCGATAGTCGGCTGCTTGCCGACGTGCTGATTTGCGCGAGTCAATGCAGTCGCGTGCTGGGTTGGCGGTATTAGGAGTCCGAATGTCAATTCCGCCGCATTAAGCAAATGGTCTTGTGACGGTTGCACGCGCAGGCAGTGCACAGCCCTGAAGCCGTGGCGCACACGATGGCCCGACACGTTCACGGGCGGCTCCTCCGCCTCGAAACGAGAACTGCGATAACGCGTTCAGTGGATATCGCCATCGATCGTCCGCCGAAACTCAGTGGCGCTCGCGCACATCGCCGAAACCCAACCGAGGTCCCAAGGCCAGTCGGGTGCTCGCGTCGTCAAGTGACAGCAGTAGCGTCGTAGGCCACTTGTCCCTGAGGAGTAACTACCGCACCAGGCTTGGCGGGGTCGGCACCGTCGCATACCAGGCGAGAACGTCGGGGTTGTCGATGGCGCCGCGCTCGACGACTCTTTCTGGGTCGGCGCCCTGCAGTATCTTCTTGATGGGCACTTCAAGTTTCTTGCCGGTCCGGGTATGCGGGACGGCTGGGGTTGCGAAGATGTCATCGGGCATATAGCGCGCAGAAATCTCGTCACGAATCACATCCGCGACTCGGCGCTTGATCTCGTCGGTCAGCTCTATGCCGTCGGCGGGAACGACGAAGAGCGGCATCCAATAGCCGCCGTCGGGTAGTTCTACACCAACCACCAACGCCTCGGCGACTTCCGGGAGCTGCTCGACGGCTCGGTAAATCTCGGCGGATCCCATCCGAACGCCGTTACGATTCAGTGTCGAGTCCGACCGACCATGGATGACGATGCTTCCGCGCTTCGTTATCGTGATGAAGTCACCGTGTCGCCAGACTCCCGGGAACTCGTCGAAATACGCTGCAGTGTAGCGCGATCCGTCAGGATCGTTGAAGAAGCGTAACGGCATTGAAGGCATGGGTTGGGTGATTACCAGTTCACCGACTTCGTCACGCACCGGGCGGCCTGAGGTATCCCAGCAGTCCAACGCGACACCCAGGTAGGGAACCGATAGCTCGCCGGGCCACACCGGGACCGTTGGCGCTGCGCCCGCGAAGGCCGACGCCACATCGGTGCCACCGCTGATGGACGCCACCTGCACGTGCGCGCCAAGGTGATCGCGCAGCCACAGTGACGACGACGGCGGCAGTGGCGATCCGGTGATGCCGACGGTGCGCAGCCGCGATAACTGGTTGCGGCATGCCGGAAGCACCCCGTCTTTTATGCATCTCCGTACATAACCTGGGCTCATGCCCAGCAGCGTCGCCCCGGTGACGGCAGCGATCTTCCACAGCGCGTCGGATGCCGGGTAGGTTGGGCTCCCGTCGTAGCAGACGATGGTGGCGCCGACTAGCAATCCGGAGACCTGCATATTCCACATCATCCAGCTGGGGCTGGTGAACCAAAAGAATGTGTCGCGCGGGCCGAGATCGCTGTGCAGGGCGAGCGCTTTGAGGTGTTCGAGTGTAACCCCTCCGTGACCGTGAACGATCCCCTTCGGCGGACCGGTGGTGCCCGAGGAGAACAAGACCCATAACGGGTGGCCAAAGTCCACCGGATGGGTATGCCATTGGTGCCCGTCGGATTTGGTCACCGATGCCCAGTCCAGTGCGTCGCTGACCGGTCGCCCTAGTCGTGGTACCACCACCGTGGCGCGCAATTGCGTGAAACCTGTTTGAAGGGCCGTGATCTCGGCCCTCTTGTCCCATTCTTTGCCGGCATATCGGTAGCCGTCTGCGGTGACGAGAACCGTGGGATGCAGTTGGCCCAATCGGTCGATTGCGGCCTTCGCCGTGTAATCCTGCCCACACGAACCCCATACGGCGCCGAGCGCCGCGGTGCCGAGGAAGGCGATGACCGCTTCGGGGATGTTTGGCAGGTAGCCCACAACGTGGTCACCTGGCTGCACACCCAGTTCATGTAGTGCGCGAGCGAACGCCGCAGTGCGCTGGAGCATTTCAGACCAGCTGATTGTGCTGATCGCGCCGTTCTCACTTGCGTGGATGATCGCCGGGCGAATGCTATTGGCCTGCCTGGCTACGTAGTCGGCGTAGTTGAGCCGGGTTCCGGGAAACCATTGCACCGCGGGCATGGTGGTCCCGGCAAGTACTGTTCGTGGCGGCGGACCTACGTCGAAGTAGTTCCACAGCTCACCCCAAAAATCGGCGAGATTGTCAGTCGACCAGCGCCACAGCGAGTAGTAGTCATCCAAATACGTTCCGGTTCGCCTGGCAACGTGGCCGGCGAAGTCGGTCAGTCGAGCATCACGGACAGTCTGGTTGGTCGGCACCCACTGGGGCTGCATGATGAGAGCTGGCCGTAAGGTCAGGCTGGGGCGGCGAAGGCTGGTGGCTCGGTAGCTGGCTGTGGCGCGAGGCCCATCATCTGGCGGGCCTCTGCGGGCGTGGCTGGCTCCAGCCCAAGTTCGCGGATGATGCGCACCATGCGCTCGACGAGCATGACGTTGGTGGCCGGGACACCATGGACATACATCAGGTTGTCTTCCAGGCCTACGCGCACGTGGCCGCCGAGAAGCAAAGCGTGGGTGGTGGCCGGCAGTTGGGCTGCCCCGATCGCGCTGACGTTAAAGATGGATCCTTGCGGCAAGTGTTCCACCATCATCTGCAAGATCTTGGGCGTGTAGGGCAGGCCGCCTTGGAAGCTGCGATGGGCGCCGAGGACCATGTTGACGAAGTACGGCGGTTTATCGAGCCCTTCGCTGGTCAGGAGGGTGAAGTCCTGGAGGATATGAGACAGCTCGAAGACCTCCCATTCGGGCTTGATGCCGCGCTGCTGCATGGCTTCAGCAAGCCAGCGGCACCGAGAGGGCGGGGTGGCGAAGACGAGTTCTTTTTCACCGCGGGCCTTGGCGGCGACGGTGTGGGAGTCCAGGGTGCACATCTCGGCGCCAGCTTCGAGGCCTTTGATGCGTTCTTCGAATATGAGTTCCCACAGTCCATCATCGCGGGGTCGGATCATATCGCCGTGGATGCCGCCGCCGGTGGAGTTGTTGATGACGATGTCGCAGCGGGATCGGATCCGCTCGTTGATCGCGCGGTAAACCTGCGGGTCACAGGTTGCTTCGCCGTCTGATGCGCGGCGGGCGTGGACGGCGACGACGCTCGCACCGGCGTTCCAGCAGCGCACGACATCGTCGGCGATCTCGTCGGGCGTGACCGGCAGGTTGGGGGTTTCGCTTTTCAGCGCCATTCCGCCCGTCGGTGCGACTGTGACGATGACCTTCGGTGAACGTTCAATGGCGAAGGGATCAGGCATCGTTGCCTACTCCTGTGGTCGTGGCGATCAGGGCGTGGGTTGTCGATCCGGGCGTAAGGTCGAGGTCGAGATCATGGCTGGGCTCCTGATCGCGCCGGTGAATGTCCACAGCCAGCAGGTGTCCGGTGTGTGGGCAGACCCATC from the Mycobacterium lentiflavum genome contains:
- a CDS encoding acetoacetate--CoA ligase, translated to MQPQWVPTNQTVRDARLTDFAGHVARRTGTYLDDYYSLWRWSTDNLADFWGELWNYFDVGPPPRTVLAGTTMPAVQWFPGTRLNYADYVARQANSIRPAIIHASENGAISTISWSEMLQRTAAFARALHELGVQPGDHVVGYLPNIPEAVIAFLGTAALGAVWGSCGQDYTAKAAIDRLGQLHPTVLVTADGYRYAGKEWDKRAEITALQTGFTQLRATVVVPRLGRPVSDALDWASVTKSDGHQWHTHPVDFGHPLWVLFSSGTTGPPKGIVHGHGGVTLEHLKALALHSDLGPRDTFFWFTSPSWMMWNMQVSGLLVGATIVCYDGSPTYPASDALWKIAAVTGATLLGMSPGYVRRCIKDGVLPACRNQLSRLRTVGITGSPLPPSSSLWLRDHLGAHVQVASISGGTDVASAFAGAAPTVPVWPGELSVPYLGVALDCWDTSGRPVRDEVGELVITQPMPSMPLRFFNDPDGSRYTAAYFDEFPGVWRHGDFITITKRGSIVIHGRSDSTLNRNGVRMGSAEIYRAVEQLPEVAEALVVGVELPDGGYWMPLFVVPADGIELTDEIKRRVADVIRDEISARYMPDDIFATPAVPHTRTGKKLEVPIKKILQGADPERVVERGAIDNPDVLAWYATVPTPPSLVR
- a CDS encoding 3-keto-5-aminohexanoate cleavage protein, yielding MPDPFAIERSPKVIVTVAPTGGMALKSETPNLPVTPDEIADDVVRCWNAGASVVAVHARRASDGEATCDPQVYRAINERIRSRCDIVINNSTGGGIHGDMIRPRDDGLWELIFEERIKGLEAGAEMCTLDSHTVAAKARGEKELVFATPPSRCRWLAEAMQQRGIKPEWEVFELSHILQDFTLLTSEGLDKPPYFVNMVLGAHRSFQGGLPYTPKILQMMVEHLPQGSIFNVSAIGAAQLPATTHALLLGGHVRVGLEDNLMYVHGVPATNVMLVERMVRIIRELGLEPATPAEARQMMGLAPQPATEPPAFAAPA